Proteins from a genomic interval of uncultured Desulfuromusa sp.:
- a CDS encoding efflux RND transporter periplasmic adaptor subunit produces MNVIGRQLPVKFQQIGKTMLNTKNRLFSILALVALLTGSYTTAEAATAPTSEVTAQVITVQHELLPIYATFPGMVTSTSEVQIASRLMGYVRKLLVHEGQRVKKGDLLLSLDANDVKGGIAQAKAALGKAKSVLADAEANYQRFQDLYRQKAIPEQQFQQVEMGYRVAQGNLEAAQAGLQQAQSQLNYVDVRAPFSGTVVAKFIDVGQLAAPGHPLLTLQSSGLQQVVVQVSQQAFETLSLEQKVPVTIDGNDFNPLQVEGTVARLVSAADPITHSHSIKLNLPADSDTNNGDFVRVRILVDQQPGIVAPPSAVQKRAGIDGVFVLDENGMAAFRMVRLGEKTDSGIVVLSGLVAGDRLVVNAEGELNNGVKVHIRQGDGA; encoded by the coding sequence ATGAACGTGATCGGCAGGCAGCTGCCGGTCAAATTTCAGCAGATTGGTAAAACCATGTTGAACACAAAAAACAGACTCTTCTCCATTTTGGCCCTTGTTGCATTGCTGACTGGTAGTTATACGACTGCAGAAGCAGCAACAGCCCCGACCAGCGAAGTCACAGCTCAGGTCATCACTGTTCAGCATGAGCTATTGCCCATTTACGCAACCTTTCCGGGGATGGTGACCTCAACCAGCGAGGTGCAGATTGCCTCGCGGCTGATGGGCTATGTCCGCAAACTGCTGGTCCATGAGGGACAACGGGTGAAAAAGGGCGACCTGCTCCTGTCCCTCGATGCCAACGATGTCAAAGGGGGAATCGCCCAGGCGAAAGCTGCCCTTGGCAAAGCCAAATCGGTGCTCGCAGATGCCGAAGCCAACTATCAACGCTTTCAGGATCTCTACCGGCAGAAAGCTATTCCGGAACAGCAATTCCAACAGGTAGAGATGGGCTATCGGGTCGCTCAGGGGAACCTGGAAGCAGCTCAGGCAGGGCTACAGCAGGCGCAATCGCAGCTGAACTACGTTGATGTCCGTGCACCTTTTTCGGGCACTGTCGTCGCCAAATTTATTGATGTCGGTCAGTTGGCGGCTCCGGGACATCCGCTACTGACCCTGCAGAGTTCCGGGCTACAGCAGGTCGTGGTTCAGGTCAGTCAACAAGCCTTTGAAACTTTGAGTCTTGAACAGAAAGTTCCTGTCACTATTGACGGCAACGACTTCAACCCGCTTCAGGTTGAAGGAACTGTGGCCCGGCTGGTGAGTGCCGCTGATCCAATAACACATAGTCACAGTATCAAACTGAATCTTCCCGCCGACAGCGACACCAACAATGGTGATTTTGTCCGCGTCCGTATTCTGGTAGATCAACAACCGGGAATCGTAGCACCGCCATCAGCGGTACAAAAACGTGCCGGTATTGACGGCGTTTTTGTACTGGATGAGAACGGCATGGCCGCATTCCGCATGGTCCGTCTGGGAGAAAAGACCGACAGCGGAATTGTGGTGCTTTCCGGGCTGGTTGCAGGTGATCGTCTGGTTGTCAACGCCGAAGGTGAACTTAATAACGGAGTGAAAGTCCACATCAGACAAGGCGACGGCGCATGA